Proteins co-encoded in one Terriglobia bacterium genomic window:
- a CDS encoding DinB family protein, whose product MKKLMGHALVLLCATAMAAQQGGSSSNPVSDSVRAMIGRQAKNLTAAAEEMPADKYGYKPTEQQMTFGTLVSHVIGSNNFLCAKLTSQAAPAEKVSDKDPKDKLVTQLKSSFDYCETALKGVQDSQLGEGVTLWGGRKANKAAALIGLTNDWADHYGQAAMYLRLNGMLPPTAKKMPQSGAKE is encoded by the coding sequence ATGAAGAAACTGATGGGCCATGCGCTGGTGCTGCTTTGCGCGACGGCGATGGCCGCGCAGCAAGGGGGCTCCAGTTCGAACCCGGTCAGCGACAGCGTGCGCGCCATGATCGGGCGGCAGGCAAAGAACCTGACTGCCGCGGCCGAGGAAATGCCGGCCGACAAATACGGGTACAAACCAACCGAGCAGCAGATGACGTTCGGCACCCTGGTATCGCACGTCATCGGGTCGAACAATTTTCTGTGCGCCAAGCTCACCAGCCAGGCCGCGCCAGCGGAGAAAGTCAGCGACAAGGATCCGAAGGACAAGCTGGTCACACAACTGAAAAGCTCGTTCGACTACTGCGAGACGGCGCTGAAGGGCGTGCAGGATTCCCAACTCGGCGAAGGGGTCACCCTGTGGGGAGGCCGCAAAGCGAACAAGGCGGCGGCGCTGATCGGGCTCACCAACGACTGGGCCGATCACTATGGTCAAGCGGCGATGTACCTGCGCCTGAACGGCATGCTGCCGCCCACGGCGAAGAAGATGCCGCAGAGTGGGGCAAAGGAATAG